Sequence from the bacterium genome:
ACTTCCACAATTTCGCCGCGTTCACGGTGGACGACCACTAAACCGTCGGGGCCTTCGAGCAACAGGTCCAGCAGCTCGGGGGCCTGCTCGGCAGGCGCCCCGGTCGGCGCGGAATCACCGCGATGCAATAACCCCGTAATCAGACTCGCCAGCCCACGCGCCCGCTGCGCGGCAGCCGGGGAGGCGGCTGGCGGCGTCGGACCCACTCCATTCCCGTTGGCGACTTGCGCCTCCTCGGAGGGGATGTTGGCTGGATTGAGTTTTGGGGTCATAGACAAATTCAAACGGGCACTCTTTGCCCGTACGGAGCGGGATTGACCCGCTCGGACGATATGAGCAACGAGTTAGCTAAGTAAAACAAATGTTTACACCACAGTGCGCGGGACCCTCCATCGCATTTGCCATATAGGGCAAGAGTAGTGCCAGTTGCGGTCTATCTACACTTGCCGTTCTGTCGGCGGCTCTGCCCGTACTGCGATTTCTTCAAGAAAGTGCCGCGACGGGACGACTTGGCGCGCATCTGCGAGGCGATTCTCTCTGAGGTATCGGCAGTTTGCACCCGGGAATCGAGTTGGGTCAAAGGACCAATTACCTCTGTCTATTTTGGCGGCGGTACACCCAGTCTGCACAGCGCCGAGCAGATCGGGGCCCTGCTGAACGGCGTTTCGATTATGGGTGATGTTCAGCAGTGCGAGGTGACGCTGGAAGCGAATCCGGGGACGCTGACGCTCGACAGCCTGCGGGCGCTGCGGGCCGCAGGGATCAACCGGCTGTCGCTGGGTGCGCAGTCGTTCTCAGCGCGCAAGCTGCACTTGCTGTATCGCGATCATGCGGCCAGCGAGACGCTTGACACGGTACGCAACGCGCGCGCGGCGGGATTTAAGAATCTGTCGCTTGACTTGATCTTTGGGTTACCGGGTGAGACGATGGCAGAGTGGCAGAGTGATATGGAACAGCTCCTGGCCTGTGAACCGGATCATGTGTCGCTTTACAATCTTGAATATCATGAGGCCACGCCTTACGGCAGGTGGCTGGAGCAAGGGCTGATCGAACCGCCCGCGCAGGATTTTGAAGCGGAACTCTTTCTGCTCACGCACGAGACGCTGGAACGCGCCGGTTTTGAGCATTACGAGGTTTCCAACTTCGCGCGTGAAGGCTATCGTTCGGTACACAATCAGGTCTATTGGGAAGGCAAGCCGTATTTAGGCATCGGGCCGTCGGCGCATTCGTTTGACGGACATGCGCGGAGGTTCGCCAACGTCGCCGATTTACACGACTATGAACAGCGCGCGGCGGCAGGCGTGTCGTGCGTGGATCGCGAATGGAAGAACAACGAAAGCGAACGGTGGGAAGAGTGGATTTCGGTGCGCTTACGGCGCAAGGAGGGGATTTCGTGGAGCGCCTGTCATGACGAATGGGGCGGCGCGCATGCGCGGAAGTTGTGGGAGAAGGCGGCGGGCTTGCCGAGTCATCTGCGCGTGCTTGATGAGCAGTGTTTTCGCCTGACGCCGGAGGGGTGGTTTGTGGAGAATGAGGTGTTGCTGGCCAGCGTTGACGCTGGACCAAGTTTCCGCTAGCGCCCGCGCTTCAGGATTTCGAGGCGCTTGGCCAGCGGGGCACCCGCAGCGGGTGCCGCCGTGAAAATGGGTTGAGGATGTCACTGGTCTTGGCCGCCTTTTGGGGAAATTGAGTTTGACGGCATGCAAAGAAGCCCCGGAGAAAATCCGGGGCTTTTGCTTGTCTTGCTGTTGTGTTGCTATGGAGCGAATGTGCGGATGACGTAAAACTGCATCGGTTCAGGAGAATCGAGCGCGAAGCTGTCCACGTAGGTCGTGTCGAAGAGCGCGGATTCGAGGATGTTGAATTCACCGGTGGAGGGATCAGCTTTGAAGACTCCGTACATGCTGCCTGAATCGGCGGGCGTCCAATAGAGTTGAATGTGCGGCGATGCGGCTTGAATCACCAGACTGTCTGGCGACGTAACGAATGCCCAGGGCCGAATCTCCATACAGCCAGAGCAGAGATCAAACAAGCCGTCCGTATTCTCAATGCGAATTGCACGCGCGCCAAGGCCGATGGATTGCGGAGTCATGAACGTCATCGTTTGATCATTGATGATGTTCAGATTCGTGACGGGCAATCCTCCGATGGTGACGATAGCGCCGGGATTGAAACGTTCGCCTATTACAGTGATCAGACGCGGAATGCCGATGTAAGTCCACGTCGGTGTAACGCCCTGAATTTCCGGCGGCTGAACATTGTCCACGGTGAAACAGAAGTTGCATCCGCCCGCGAGGCCGTCGGGATTGATGACCGTCACGTTATAGACATCACGACGCATGTTGGGCACGATAATTTGCGCGAGGTCTTCCGCGAGCACGACGGATACGCAGAGCTGATCACCGATGAAGAACTGCGCGCCGCTGCGGAAGTTGTCGCCGTGGACGTGGATCAAGTTGTCGCGGTCGCCGCGATTGGGCTGCATGTGCGAAATGTCCGGCGGCGGATCGCCCGCACCTGTGACGGAGACTTCGTCAATCAGCCAACCACGAAAGCCGTTGAACAGTGGATCCACGGTGTCAAAACGAAAACGAATCGCGCAGAGGTTCCCGGTGAATTGATTCAATTGGAACGCGTGGTGAACCCAAACACCGGGCTCGCCTACCCCGCCGGAGCTGTAGCCAACATGGTCGGCGGCGTTGACATCGTCAAGTGGATTCAATTGACCAGAGCCGACAGGCGACCATGTCGAACCACCGTCGGTTGATGCTTCGACCAACATCAGGTCGAACCACGGCACATCCACACCCTCGATCTCCCACCATGTCCAAAAAGTCAGGGTCGCTTCGCCGACATTGGTGAGATCAAATTCGGGCGTGATTGCCCAGCCGGTGTTCGAGCCGTTTGATGTGCCGCCAGAATGGCTGCCTTGTATGGGATCAAAGTCTGACCCGATGAAGGAGCCGGTCGAGGTTTCGCCGTACCACAATACGTGATTGCCGTTGTGAGCTGTCGGCAGAAAGCCCTCATCCGGCAGCGACACCATCGTCGGGTTAATCGTCGGGTTCAGCACCTCGTGAGTCTGAGGATCGGCCGTGACATTGAAGAAGCCCGAAGTTGTCCAGAGTGCGCCGCCAGTTTCAAAATCGTCACTCCAGGGGATGTTCACGATGGTAGATAGCGGACTGCGAATCGGAGTTGCTGGTGGCGCGGATCGCGGCGGTAACGGTCGACTGGGAGCGGCGGAGGCCATGATAGCAAACAACAGCAGAGCGGCGTAAAACCATACGGTCTTATTCATTTCATACCTGCAAGATAAGTTGAAGATCAAAGGTGAGACACAGGGAGTTGAGCAAGGAGCCGGAGAGCATATTTGCAAGTGCGGTGCCACACCAGACACGGGTATCCAGTTATTGTATTTAATAACTGTTATTTTTGAGTTTGAGCTTTTGATTTCGGTGCGACATGCTATGTCGTTGTGCAAGACAGGTTCGAATGATATGGGGCACCAATGCCACAAGTCTAAATTAACAAATTGATTTGTTTGATTTTATGGGTTGTGGCGTGAATGGGGCGGGCCGTGGGCGAAGAAAAAGGCTGCGACGCGTGGGCGTGCAGCCTTGAGGTGGTTGGGTGACATGGGCCCGTTGCCCCTACCCGTTTGCCGCGAAAGCGGAAAGAGGAACTGGTTGGAGCCGTCAAGCTGCGAACTCCGGCGGGGAATCGCGCTTTGGGCTTAGACCACTGCTCCGCGGAGATCGTTCTTAGTTTCGGGCAAATGCAGACCTACCGCAGCGACTATCTCTGAATTCCGGAGCGAGCGGGGAGGCGGTACCTTGCGAGGGCGCTCAGGTCCTGACGAACTTGATAGAAGGCCTTGTCAAGTGTTGTCAAGATATTCGTGTCGGTGAATGTCACGTCGGTCGTTGTAGCGATTTCGGTGTAAGGACCGTCGGTCGAGGGTGCGCGTTCAATGTGCATGACTGCGCCGCCGCTATCGCCGGGCTGCCAGCGCAGGACGATGTCTGTGCCACTGGAAGCAATCGTGAGCAGCGGAGCGATCAAAAACGTGTCCACTTGCGTTTCGCTCCAGATGCCGCGATTGTCACGCACGCGGACGCCAGCGATGTAGAGGCCGACGGGTAGACCGCTCAAAGAATCGGTGAATTGCTCGTCGCGCTCATCGTACAGTCCATCGTCGGGAGTCAGGGGCACGCCGTTGCCCACGCCGGGGTCGCTGTTGATGTAATACTCGGCGGCGGTCAACCACAGTGGCGCTCCGGGACTGCGTGGCCCGAACAGATAGAAATAGCCGTCGAGATTGCCGGTGGTGAGACCGCGTTCGTCGCGAAAGTCGAGCGCCAACTTGTGCATTCCCTCGGGCAAAGTATCCGTCCCCAGAGTCACGCCGTGACCTGATTGCGAGCTGTCTGGGAGATCAATCGTGCCGATGGGGATATCGTTCAACGTGAGGTCGGCATTTACGATTTTGAGGTTGTTCCAGCCGGTGTCGGGCGGAAACACGAAAAGATAAGAGCTCCGCGCACGGGATGGACGGCCCGACTCAGTGGTGTAAATAACCGAGATGTTTTGCAAGCCCGGAGTCACGGTATCCGTTTCGAGAGTCTCCGAGAAGTGCACGGTATCGTTTGGCGACAGGGACAGAGAGCGAATGGTCGCTCCGTTCAGCTTCACAGTCGCCAGATTGATGGAATCGAGCGCGGCCGCATTTGCCAAAGGGACATAGTAGTACTGGCGGCCTTGGGATTCGCTCCAACGGCCCGTAGAGTCCTGATAGCGGACAAACAGCGTGTGAAAGCCGGACTGCGAAAGTGATGGCAGGTCGGCGCTTGCGCTGACGGAATCATCGGCCACAATACTCAACGGCGTTCCGGAGCCGTAGCCGGGATCGGTGTCCCAGAAGTATTCGGCGGAGACTATCGTTTGCGCGAGACAGAGCGCCGCGCTCAGCAGTAGTGCTGCAAGCAGGCGCATCAGTATTGCGGGCCGATGCGGCCGACGGAATTCAGGTCAACGTTCGTTCCGACCAAAGCCGTCGCGGGACTGGTGGCGACCGTAATGGCAAATGGATAGGCTGGAGCGCCGGTGTCCACCATGGGCGTGGGGCCGCCATAGATGCCGAGATCGGAAACGCTGCCGTCGAGATCGAGAATGTCCGGATGACCACCGTTGTAGGCGGGCGATGCCGGAACAACACGGAGATCCGACGTGCCGTAAATGAAGTTCTCGCTGTCCACGTAGTTGACAAATGGATTGCCGGGTAAGAGCAGCGCGTGCGTGCCCGGCGGAGTTGAAGCCGTGGACGCATTGTAGTCCCAGACGCTGCCGGGATGCACCGTGCCCCATGACGCCGTGCCCCAGTCGGCGAACAGGTTGTTAATGAACACAGAAGGTTCGGTGCAGTTCATGTTGAAGACATCATTGAAGCCGAGAAACGTGCAGTTGTGAAACTCGGTGCGTGTGGTCGAGCCATCTACGGCGTTGTGATTGTTCGACGCGAGATGACTCGCGAACAGACAATTGCGGAAATAACTGCGGCCGCCCGAGCTGACGCTGACCAAATCAAGACCTGATCCCCCCGTGAAGGTGCGCAGAAAGATACAATCTTCGACATACATGCGGCCATTGGCCGGACCAATGAGAAGGACCCAGAGGCTGGTGTTCTTCAGCATGCAGCGCCGCACGGTCACAGAATCGCTGGATGAAAAAACCATCGCGTCATTGCTGGACTGATCGAAGCGCATGCCCTCGACTGTGCTGCGCGAACCGCCTGTGTTGAAGGTGAATTTGAGTGTCGAGGCCACATCGAAGCCCGCGCCGATGATATGCAGGCGGCGGTTGATGCTGGTAACTGACTCGTTGTACGTGCCGGGGCCGATGAGAATCGTATCGCCGGCAGCTGAGGCGTTGTAGGCGCTTAGAATCGTGAAGTAGTCGCCCGAGCCGTTCGGTGTGACAAAGATAATATTGGCCGCGGCGGCCAGCGACAACAGGAGGGTCAATAGAATCGCAAGAATGGGCATGGTTGGTCGAGGTTATTCAATTGTTTCTGAGGAAAGGGAAATATAACCGCAGGTTGCCAATTTTCCAAGAAAGCGGCGGCAGAAATCTCACATAAACCTTTTGGTTGAAAGCGTGTCAAAGAGAGTGTATATTGGGTAACGGACCCTTGTGACTGAGAACATGGGTAAACAACTAATTTTTCTGGAGTTGGAAATGAGAACTCTGTGGATTCTGGTGCTCGCTCTGGCGAGTTTTTCGTTCGTCGCCTGCTCGGGGGGCAAGAAGGTGTCGCGGATTGACGTCGAGGAAACCGTTGATTTGTCAGGGAATTGGAACGATACTGACAGCCGACTGGTGGCCGATGAGATGATCAGCGATGCGCTGTCGCGGCCGTGGCTCGACAACTTCCTGCGTGACAAGGGCAAAAACCCCGCAGTGATCGTGGGCAACATGCGCAATCTGACCGACGAGCATGTGGCGACGGGTACGTTCGTGGGCGATATCGAGCGCGCGTTCGTGAACTCGGGCAATGTGCGCGTCGTGGCGGACCGCGTCGAGCGTGAAGGTGTGCGCGAAGAACGCGAAGATCAGCAGGCCAATGCCTCGCTCGAAACGATGAAAAAATTCGGGATGGAGCTGGGCGCGGACTACATGCTGATCGGCGAGATCAACAAGATTCTCGATCAGGAAGGCAAAGAGAAGGTCGCGTTCTATCAGGTGGACTTGACGCTGACGGATATGCAGAGCAACGAGAAGGTGTGGATCGGGCAGAAGAAGATCAAGAAGTACATCGCCCGCAAGAACTATAAGCCGTAGTTATGCCACGGCGATCAAGATTCCGGCCGGGTTGCGCTATGCTTAACCCGGCTCGGCGCGTAACAGCGATGCGAGGAAGGCAGATTCCGGCGGGGATGAGCGTTTGTCAGGCCAGAGGCCTGACCCAGGAATTTCCTTGCTCGGCGATGAGGCCCCCCTTGGTCCCCCCAAATCCGCAGACGGACTTGGGGGGAAAATCGGACAGCACGGGCGGATTGCCATCCGCCCCTACATGGTTGTTGCTGGCAGCACTTTTGTTCGTTTTCGGCTGCGCCGGAAAGCGCACGCTGCTGATGGAGCAGGTGCGCACGGAGTTGCGTTCGACGTCCACGGAGCAGGCGCTGGCGGCGTATGAGAAGGGCGTTAAGAAGAACACGGAGCGTGTAGACGAGCTGCTCAACCTGGGGCTGCTGGCGCTGGAAGCCGGGCAGTATGACAAGGCGCTGACGTCTCTGAACGAAGCGGACAAGCTGGCCGAAGAGCGGTTAACCAAGAGTCTTTCGCGTGAAGGGGCGTCGCTTCTGACATCCGATCGCGTGCGAGCTTACCAAGGGACCGTGTATGACCGCGCGATGATTTACTATTATCGCGCGTTGTGTTATCTCTTGAAAGGCGACGCGTCCGCGGCGACGGTCGAGGGACGGAGAATCGCCAGCTACCTCGAAGTCAACGCGCGGGAATCGAAGCACACCTACAAGAACGATCCGTTCTTGCAGTGGTTCTCGGGCGTGATGTACGAATCATTCGGGCAACACAACGATGCTTGGATTTCCTATAAGAACGCCGCGCAGCTTTATCCGTTCTACGACTTTGAGACGCCGGGCTATCTGTGCCGGGCGGAATATGCGGCCTTGAGAGAGGTGGGGGCGAGCGCGGAAGAGGCGCAGTTGCTGGAACGCTGCCCCGACGTTGACAAGGACTTCGATCCGAACTGGGGACGGGTGGTTGTTTTGTGCGAAGCGGGCATTGCGCCCCAGATTCGCGAAAACAACATCATGTTTCCGATCATGAAGTATGAGAAGCGCGAATTCAAGAACGACGAGGAGCGCGAGCACTACGCCGAAGAGGTGTATTGGCGCGGGAGCGACTATCGTTACGAAGAAAGCGAACTGGATTACTTCGTGCGTGTGGCGCTGCCGTACTATCC
This genomic interval carries:
- a CDS encoding IPT/TIG domain-containing protein, translated to MNKTVWFYAALLLFAIMASAAPSRPLPPRSAPPATPIRSPLSTIVNIPWSDDFETGGALWTTSGFFNVTADPQTHEVLNPTINPTMVSLPDEGFLPTAHNGNHVLWYGETSTGSFIGSDFDPIQGSHSGGTSNGSNTGWAITPEFDLTNVGEATLTFWTWWEIEGVDVPWFDLMLVEASTDGGSTWSPVGSGQLNPLDDVNAADHVGYSSGGVGEPGVWVHHAFQLNQFTGNLCAIRFRFDTVDPLFNGFRGWLIDEVSVTGAGDPPPDISHMQPNRGDRDNLIHVHGDNFRSGAQFFIGDQLCVSVVLAEDLAQIIVPNMRRDVYNVTVINPDGLAGGCNFCFTVDNVQPPEIQGVTPTWTYIGIPRLITVIGERFNPGAIVTIGGLPVTNLNIINDQTMTFMTPQSIGLGARAIRIENTDGLFDLCSGCMEIRPWAFVTSPDSLVIQAASPHIQLYWTPADSGSMYGVFKADPSTGEFNILESALFDTTYVDSFALDSPEPMQFYVIRTFAP
- a CDS encoding penicillin-binding protein activator LpoB, whose product is MRTLWILVLALASFSFVACSGGKKVSRIDVEETVDLSGNWNDTDSRLVADEMISDALSRPWLDNFLRDKGKNPAVIVGNMRNLTDEHVATGTFVGDIERAFVNSGNVRVVADRVEREGVREEREDQQANASLETMKKFGMELGADYMLIGEINKILDQEGKEKVAFYQVDLTLTDMQSNEKVWIGQKKIKKYIARKNYKP
- the hemW gene encoding radical SAM family heme chaperone HemW; the protein is MPFCRRLCPYCDFFKKVPRRDDLARICEAILSEVSAVCTRESSWVKGPITSVYFGGGTPSLHSAEQIGALLNGVSIMGDVQQCEVTLEANPGTLTLDSLRALRAAGINRLSLGAQSFSARKLHLLYRDHAASETLDTVRNARAAGFKNLSLDLIFGLPGETMAEWQSDMEQLLACEPDHVSLYNLEYHEATPYGRWLEQGLIEPPAQDFEAELFLLTHETLERAGFEHYEVSNFAREGYRSVHNQVYWEGKPYLGIGPSAHSFDGHARRFANVADLHDYEQRAAAGVSCVDREWKNNESERWEEWISVRLRRKEGISWSACHDEWGGAHARKLWEKAAGLPSHLRVLDEQCFRLTPEGWFVENEVLLASVDAGPSFR